One genomic region from Athalia rosae chromosome 3, iyAthRosa1.1, whole genome shotgun sequence encodes:
- the LOC105685621 gene encoding nuclear transcription factor Y subunit B-3: MENSGESGDDGGPLGTSGYLSGSGVGASYIGVQSDDLEDDPENTDDSNHGGGDPLQGRGGGCPLREQDRFLPIANVAKIMKRAIPEAGKIAKDARECVQECVSEFISFITSEASDRCHMEKRKTINGEDILFAMTTLGFDNYVEPLKVYLQKYREATKGDNPGGAAGVVAGNGKSGDQQGAMYEDQLFTIATTTENAATSDAPVIYSYTPPDQMQFQLS; the protein is encoded by the exons ATGGAAAACAGTGGAGAAAGTGGGGATGACGGGGGTCCCTTGGGAACCTCAGGATACCTAAGCGGCAGCGGCGTGGGTGCTTCTTACATTGGTGTGCAGTCAGATGATTTAGAAG ATGATCCTGAAAATACCGATGATTCGAACCATGGTGGCGGTGATCCCCTTCAAGGGCGAGGTGGAGGTTGTCCACTGCGTGAGCAAGATCGTTTTTTACCTATTGCAAATGTTGCCAAGATAATGAAACGTGCGATACCAGAAGCAGGTAAAATAGCTAAAGATGCTAGGGAATGCGTCCAGGAATGTGTATCCGAGTTTATATCATTCATTACATCGGAGGCCAGTGACAGATGCCatatggaaaaacgaaaaactataAACGGGGAAGATATACTCTTTGCCATGACCACATTAGGCTTCGACAATTATGTGGAGCCTCTTAAGGTATATCTGCAGAAATATAGAGAAGCCACCAAGGGTGACAACCCAGGAGGAGCTGCCGGGGTTGTTGCAGGCAATGGAAAATCTGGGGATCAACAAGGTGCGATGTACGAAGACCAGCTTTTCACAATTGCTACTACAACTGAGAACGCTGCTACTTCTGACGCTCCTGTGATATACAGTTACACACCTCCGGATCAGATGCAGTTCCAACTTTCCTGA
- the LOC105685580 gene encoding uncharacterized protein LOC105685580 isoform X1: MASRDSLVAGKNADDHSVETLAEVFRCFICMEKLRDAHLCPHCSKLCCYVCIRRWLTEQRSQCPHCRASLHLHELVNCRWVEEVTQQLDTLQAVGISNSRSEDSPRDRCTTHHEKLSVFCWTCRRCICHQCALWGGTHSGHMFKPLEEVYEQHVTQIKDEVGQLKRRLMELISLVQEVERNVESVRAAKDERVREIRNAVELMIARLDSQLKAKLLTLMGQKNSLTQETEQLEALLQEVEHQLHACTRSELIVKSAELSRMIHQVRKKPMASFVTAPVPADFHSEIVPGYDSATFAMQQFTQLQLKADPVYSAPLHVNGLCWRLKVYPDGNGVVRGNYLSVFLELSAGLPETSKYEYRVEMIHQGSRDTSKNIVREFASDFEIGECWGYNRFFRLDLLATEGYLNTELDTLILRFQVRPPTFFQRCRDQQWYISQLVTVQNQYATQINELKERLAIEISRNAVTATRAGSGAAVCGPSAGTMGSPSAQHQPLGAGDPLLSPNCVQLRMLDPYPPVNITPTRSIQNLLPSGIGVGNANRNGTVANNTAQLLPLCDLGDLSGIRPLGSASTITSVSSKTSIKQPRASSLNAAAGASPSAGHSRVDGSSGDCQVLVSHSPAPSHSSPTMLNQQPSAISSSSSSSESGELSEHDIYLDDCDHNDTNLGILDDNSNDENDVDDETMSGENDVEAAESLVAWRPRKPRGSSQETLENSGNASRLRRSDGLEDEIMLLHLFEMQDRNSAWSDPSLWSPSLVLKRHPDENSELINSVSPLRHFGSSPINGATGNSSQSATNQKHKRSELDVLGSNQDYPDRQHSSPVSHPCHSQPICHRRMEATQGDSTSYQDINRAVASGSQTRSEPTTRSNSVDCEKDVAVPSLGNRGTNIEAFKPSDLIVPHLALASNKILSKHLSSRRQSSPSPAGANAIDQHKTKVSEFEKLLETIQLSPLSQKDTAVCLAKLRKNLAGECRNSKCTNNTVPPPPLSVTYEGPSSSSTATNNLLSDSISSCSNYSWSPSLYQHQHGQKKNTEAGSDPNHNISNKTPTSN, from the exons atggcTAGCAGAGATTCTTTGGTGGCTGGAAAAAATGCTGATGATCATAGCGTCGAG ACACTGGCGGAAGTTTTTAGATGCTTCATTTGTATGGAGAAACTAAGAGATGCTCACCTTTGTCCACACTGTAGTAAATTGTGTTGCTACGTCTGTATCAGACGTTGGTTGACTGAACAACGTTCCCAATGTCCTCATTGTCGGGCCTCTCTCCATCTCCATGAACTTGTTAATTGTCGTTGGGTTGAAGAAGTCACTCAGCAACTGGACACACTCCAAGCCGTTGGCATATCAAACTCACGAAGTGAGGATTCACCTAGGGACAg GTGCACAACTcatcatgaaaaattatcagtcTTTTGTTGGACATGCCGACGCTGCATCTGTCATCAATGTGCTCTATGGGGTGGAACTCATTCCGGGCACATGTTCAAACCTTTAGAAGAAGTTTATGAACAGCATGTCACGCAAATTAAAGATGAAGTTGGTCAGCTAAAACGACGGCTCATGGAGCTAATTAGCCTTGTTCAAGAAGTT GAAAGAAATGTTGAGTCTGTGAGAGCGGCAAAAGATGAAAGAGTACGGGAGATCAGAAATGCTGTGGAGCTAATGATAGCTCGTTTGGATTCTCAATTAAAGGCCAAGCTCTTGACTCTGATGgggcaaaaaaattctcttacCCAAGAAACTGAGCAGCTAGAAGCCCTATTGCAGGAGGTCGAACACCAGCTACATGCGTGTACTCGTTCCGAGCTTATCGTTAAAAGTGCCGAACTTTCTCGCATGATACACCAAGTGCGAAAGAAGCCAATGGCAAGTTTTGTCACTGCTCCTGTGCCTGCTGATTTTCATAG CGAAATAGTCCCAGGATATGACAGTGCAACGTTTGCGATGCAGCAGTTCACTCAATTACAACTTAAAGCTGATCCGGTATATTCTGCGCCATTGCATGTGAATGGATTATGCTGGAGACTTAAGGTCTACCCAGACGGAAACGGAGTAGTGCGAGGAAACTACCTATCTGTTTTTCTAGAACTCAGTGCTGGATTACCTGAGACATCGAA GTACGAATATAGAGTTGAAATGATCCATCAGGGCTCGAGGGACACGAGCAAAAACATTGTTCGAGAATTTGCATCTGATTTTGAAATTGGAGAATGTTGGGGTTATAACAGATTTTTCCGACTCGACCTACTTGCCACAGAGGGATACTTAAACACTGAGCTAGATACTTTGATATTaag GTTTCAAGTACGGCCACCAACATTTTTCCAAAGATGCAGAGATCAACAATGGTACATTAGTCAATTGGTCACCGTTCAAAATCAATATGCaacacaaataaatgaactGAAAGAG AGACTGGCTATAGAAATCTCACGGAATGCAGTAACAGCTACAAGGGCTGGTAGCGGTGCAGCAGTGTGTGGCCCATCAGCAGGAACTATGGGGTCACCCTCAGCTCAACACCAACCCCTTGGCGCTGGAGACCCCCTTCTAAGCCCAAACTGTGTTCAGCTGCGAATGCTTGATCCGTACCCCCCAGTTAACATCACTCCAACAAG atccATACAGAATTTGTTACCCAGTGGAATCGGAGTTGGGAATGCGAATAGAAATGGAACAGTCGCAAACAATACCGCGCAACTGTTACCGCTTTGCGATCTGGGTGATCTTTCGGGTATCCGTCCACTTGGCTCGGCATCCACCATAACTTCAGTTTCCTCGAAAACAAGCATCAAACAGCCAAGAGCTAGCAGCTTGAATGCCGCCGCAGGGGCAAGTCCAAGTGCAGGTCATAGCAGAGTAGATGGATCGTCTGGAGATTGTCAGGTTCTGGTGAGCCATTCACCAGCCCCGTCCCATTCCTCTCCTACCATGCTGAATCAGCAACCCTCCGCAATTTcatccagcagcagcagcagtgaGAGTGGT GAACTGAGCGAACATGACATTTACTTGGACGACTGTGATCACAACGATACTAATTTGGGAATATTGGATGACAATTCTAACGACGAGAATGATGTTGACGATGAAACTATGTCAG GAGAGAATGATGTTGAGGCGGCAGAGTCGTTAGTTGCATGGCGACCCAGAAAACCAAGAGGAAGTTCCCAAGAGACATTGGAAAATTCTGGCAATGCTTCAAG ATTACGGAGAAGCGATGGCCTGGAGGATGAGATAATGCTCCTCCACTTGTTCGAAATGCAAGATAGGAATTCTGCATGGAGTGATCCATCATTGTGGTCTCCGTCGTTGGTGCTGAAGCGCCATCCGGATGAAAATTCTGAGCTGATAAACTCTGTGTCACCATTACGACATTTTGGATCAAGTCCGATAAATGGTGCAACGGGAAATTCCTCTCAATCAGCTACCAATCAAAAACACAAGCGTTCCGAGTTAGATGTCCTAGGCTCTAACCAAGACTATCCTGATAGGCAGCATTCGTCACCTGTTTCTCATCCATGTCATTCTCAACCAATTTGCCATCGTAGAATGGAAGCAACTCAAGGTGACAGCACTTCGTATCAAGATATTAATAGGGCTGTAGCTTCTGGGAGTCAAACCAGATCCGAGCCCACAACACGCTCCAATTCTGTGGATTGTGAAAAGGACGTGGCAGTCCCTTCCTTGGGAAACAGGGGAACAAATATCGAGGCTTTTAAACCCTCAGACTTGATAGTTCCTCATT TGGCTCTGGCTAGtaacaaaattttatccaaacaTCTTTCATCTCGACGGCAATCCTCACCATCACCAGCTGGTGCAAATGCTATTGACCAACATAAAACTAAAGtatcagaatttgaaaaattattagaaaCAATTCAGTTGTCTCCACTTTCGCAAAAAGATACTGCCGTCTGTCTTGCTAAGCTAAG GAAGAATTTAGCTGGCGAATGCCGGAACAGTAAATGTACCAACAATACTGTACCACCGCCACCGTTGTCAGTTACTTATGAAGGACCCTCCTCATCGTCTACAGCTACCAATAATTTACTCTCCGACTCTATTTCCAGCTGTAGTAATTATAGTTGGTCTCCATCCCTCTATCAGCATCAACATG gtcaaaaaaaaaacacagaagcTGGTTCAGATCCGAATCACAATATATCAAACAAAACTCCCACGAGTAATTGA
- the LOC105685580 gene encoding uncharacterized protein LOC105685580 isoform X2, with product MASRDSLVAGKNADDHSVETLAEVFRCFICMEKLRDAHLCPHCSKLCCYVCIRRWLTEQRSQCPHCRASLHLHELVNCRWVEEVTQQLDTLQAVGISNSRSEDSPRDRCTTHHEKLSVFCWTCRRCICHQCALWGGTHSGHMFKPLEEVYEQHVTQIKDEVGQLKRRLMELISLVQEVERNVESVRAAKDERVREIRNAVELMIARLDSQLKAKLLTLMGQKNSLTQETEQLEALLQEVEHQLHACTRSELIVKSAELSRMIHQVRKKPMASFVTAPVPADFHSEIVPGYDSATFAMQQFTQLQLKADPVYSAPLHVNGLCWRLKVYPDGNGVVRGNYLSVFLELSAGLPETSKYEYRVEMIHQGSRDTSKNIVREFASDFEIGECWGYNRFFRLDLLATEGYLNTELDTLILRFQVRPPTFFQRCRDQQWYISQLVTVQNQYATQINELKERLAIEISRNAVTATRAGSGAAVCGPSAGTMGSPSAQHQPLGAGDPLLSPNCVQLRMLDPYPPVNITPTRSIQNLLPSGIGVGNANRNGTVANNTAQLLPLCDLGDLSGIRPLGSASTITSVSSKTSIKQPRASSLNAAAGASPSAGHSRVDGSSGDCQVLELSEHDIYLDDCDHNDTNLGILDDNSNDENDVDDETMSGENDVEAAESLVAWRPRKPRGSSQETLENSGNASRLRRSDGLEDEIMLLHLFEMQDRNSAWSDPSLWSPSLVLKRHPDENSELINSVSPLRHFGSSPINGATGNSSQSATNQKHKRSELDVLGSNQDYPDRQHSSPVSHPCHSQPICHRRMEATQGDSTSYQDINRAVASGSQTRSEPTTRSNSVDCEKDVAVPSLGNRGTNIEAFKPSDLIVPHLALASNKILSKHLSSRRQSSPSPAGANAIDQHKTKVSEFEKLLETIQLSPLSQKDTAVCLAKLRKNLAGECRNSKCTNNTVPPPPLSVTYEGPSSSSTATNNLLSDSISSCSNYSWSPSLYQHQHGQKKNTEAGSDPNHNISNKTPTSN from the exons atggcTAGCAGAGATTCTTTGGTGGCTGGAAAAAATGCTGATGATCATAGCGTCGAG ACACTGGCGGAAGTTTTTAGATGCTTCATTTGTATGGAGAAACTAAGAGATGCTCACCTTTGTCCACACTGTAGTAAATTGTGTTGCTACGTCTGTATCAGACGTTGGTTGACTGAACAACGTTCCCAATGTCCTCATTGTCGGGCCTCTCTCCATCTCCATGAACTTGTTAATTGTCGTTGGGTTGAAGAAGTCACTCAGCAACTGGACACACTCCAAGCCGTTGGCATATCAAACTCACGAAGTGAGGATTCACCTAGGGACAg GTGCACAACTcatcatgaaaaattatcagtcTTTTGTTGGACATGCCGACGCTGCATCTGTCATCAATGTGCTCTATGGGGTGGAACTCATTCCGGGCACATGTTCAAACCTTTAGAAGAAGTTTATGAACAGCATGTCACGCAAATTAAAGATGAAGTTGGTCAGCTAAAACGACGGCTCATGGAGCTAATTAGCCTTGTTCAAGAAGTT GAAAGAAATGTTGAGTCTGTGAGAGCGGCAAAAGATGAAAGAGTACGGGAGATCAGAAATGCTGTGGAGCTAATGATAGCTCGTTTGGATTCTCAATTAAAGGCCAAGCTCTTGACTCTGATGgggcaaaaaaattctcttacCCAAGAAACTGAGCAGCTAGAAGCCCTATTGCAGGAGGTCGAACACCAGCTACATGCGTGTACTCGTTCCGAGCTTATCGTTAAAAGTGCCGAACTTTCTCGCATGATACACCAAGTGCGAAAGAAGCCAATGGCAAGTTTTGTCACTGCTCCTGTGCCTGCTGATTTTCATAG CGAAATAGTCCCAGGATATGACAGTGCAACGTTTGCGATGCAGCAGTTCACTCAATTACAACTTAAAGCTGATCCGGTATATTCTGCGCCATTGCATGTGAATGGATTATGCTGGAGACTTAAGGTCTACCCAGACGGAAACGGAGTAGTGCGAGGAAACTACCTATCTGTTTTTCTAGAACTCAGTGCTGGATTACCTGAGACATCGAA GTACGAATATAGAGTTGAAATGATCCATCAGGGCTCGAGGGACACGAGCAAAAACATTGTTCGAGAATTTGCATCTGATTTTGAAATTGGAGAATGTTGGGGTTATAACAGATTTTTCCGACTCGACCTACTTGCCACAGAGGGATACTTAAACACTGAGCTAGATACTTTGATATTaag GTTTCAAGTACGGCCACCAACATTTTTCCAAAGATGCAGAGATCAACAATGGTACATTAGTCAATTGGTCACCGTTCAAAATCAATATGCaacacaaataaatgaactGAAAGAG AGACTGGCTATAGAAATCTCACGGAATGCAGTAACAGCTACAAGGGCTGGTAGCGGTGCAGCAGTGTGTGGCCCATCAGCAGGAACTATGGGGTCACCCTCAGCTCAACACCAACCCCTTGGCGCTGGAGACCCCCTTCTAAGCCCAAACTGTGTTCAGCTGCGAATGCTTGATCCGTACCCCCCAGTTAACATCACTCCAACAAG atccATACAGAATTTGTTACCCAGTGGAATCGGAGTTGGGAATGCGAATAGAAATGGAACAGTCGCAAACAATACCGCGCAACTGTTACCGCTTTGCGATCTGGGTGATCTTTCGGGTATCCGTCCACTTGGCTCGGCATCCACCATAACTTCAGTTTCCTCGAAAACAAGCATCAAACAGCCAAGAGCTAGCAGCTTGAATGCCGCCGCAGGGGCAAGTCCAAGTGCAGGTCATAGCAGAGTAGATGGATCGTCTGGAGATTGTCAGGTTCTG GAACTGAGCGAACATGACATTTACTTGGACGACTGTGATCACAACGATACTAATTTGGGAATATTGGATGACAATTCTAACGACGAGAATGATGTTGACGATGAAACTATGTCAG GAGAGAATGATGTTGAGGCGGCAGAGTCGTTAGTTGCATGGCGACCCAGAAAACCAAGAGGAAGTTCCCAAGAGACATTGGAAAATTCTGGCAATGCTTCAAG ATTACGGAGAAGCGATGGCCTGGAGGATGAGATAATGCTCCTCCACTTGTTCGAAATGCAAGATAGGAATTCTGCATGGAGTGATCCATCATTGTGGTCTCCGTCGTTGGTGCTGAAGCGCCATCCGGATGAAAATTCTGAGCTGATAAACTCTGTGTCACCATTACGACATTTTGGATCAAGTCCGATAAATGGTGCAACGGGAAATTCCTCTCAATCAGCTACCAATCAAAAACACAAGCGTTCCGAGTTAGATGTCCTAGGCTCTAACCAAGACTATCCTGATAGGCAGCATTCGTCACCTGTTTCTCATCCATGTCATTCTCAACCAATTTGCCATCGTAGAATGGAAGCAACTCAAGGTGACAGCACTTCGTATCAAGATATTAATAGGGCTGTAGCTTCTGGGAGTCAAACCAGATCCGAGCCCACAACACGCTCCAATTCTGTGGATTGTGAAAAGGACGTGGCAGTCCCTTCCTTGGGAAACAGGGGAACAAATATCGAGGCTTTTAAACCCTCAGACTTGATAGTTCCTCATT TGGCTCTGGCTAGtaacaaaattttatccaaacaTCTTTCATCTCGACGGCAATCCTCACCATCACCAGCTGGTGCAAATGCTATTGACCAACATAAAACTAAAGtatcagaatttgaaaaattattagaaaCAATTCAGTTGTCTCCACTTTCGCAAAAAGATACTGCCGTCTGTCTTGCTAAGCTAAG GAAGAATTTAGCTGGCGAATGCCGGAACAGTAAATGTACCAACAATACTGTACCACCGCCACCGTTGTCAGTTACTTATGAAGGACCCTCCTCATCGTCTACAGCTACCAATAATTTACTCTCCGACTCTATTTCCAGCTGTAGTAATTATAGTTGGTCTCCATCCCTCTATCAGCATCAACATG gtcaaaaaaaaaacacagaagcTGGTTCAGATCCGAATCACAATATATCAAACAAAACTCCCACGAGTAATTGA
- the LOC105685582 gene encoding ribosome biogenesis regulatory protein homolog has translation MDIVSQVLEKATNQDRLKSTEVQKHLDVEIDEGSLLVVDYNSLDQQQVKNNHEDYIRQLTRDNVQLLINKVWVLPTKRIEEAIVATLPTPKFVLPRAQRIPKPKPLTKWQQFAKEKGIKSNKNRKPKLNWDEQLQKWIPNYGYKRTEAEKEKNWLVEVSDHADPTIDHLAAKRSEKVEKQGKNELQRLRNLARAKNIKVPRCGIPNSDYYYDTRQIATAVTVARSSTASVGKFQSRLPKEKDARNVKDMVPGSKKNKQPSFKPGEETKRNLAFVEKILSKRPASVLASPNVTTEVQSRESEGESRQRKKTKLGKKGFKKPKSGKGKRDPHTKVGGRKRRGRN, from the exons ATGGATATAGTATCGCAGGTGCTTGAAAAAGCCACTAATCAAGACCGGCTGAAAAGTACAGAAGTTCAAAAACACCTGGACGTCGAAATCGATGAAGGATCTCTCCTCGTCGTTGATTACAATTCATTGGATCAACAACAAGTCAA AAACAACCATGAGGATTACATCCGTCAGTTGACAAGGGACAATGTTCAGCTATTAATTAACAAGGTATGGGTACTTCCAACAAAACGAATCGAGGAAGCCATCGTAGCTACACTTCCAACACCAAAATTTGTACTACCAAGAGCTCAGAGGATCCCTAAGCCAAAACCCCTAACAAAATGGCAGCAGTTTGCAAAGGAGAAAGGAATTAAGAGCAACAAAAACCGAAAGCCTAAGCTCAACTGGGATGAACAACTGCAG AAATGGATTCCCAACTATGGCTACAAACGGACTGAGgctgaaaaggaaaagaattggCTGGTGGAGGTGAGCGACCACGCAGATCCGACAATTGATCACTTAGCAGCCAAGCGGTCTGAAAAAGTTGAGAAGCAGGGGAAAAACGAATTGCAGAGATTGCGTAATTTAGCAAGAGCAAAGAATATCAAAGTTCCCAGATGTGGAATACCGAACTcagattattattacgatacaCGTCAAATAGCTACTGCAGTAACCGTTGCAAGATCATCAACTGCTTCTgtaggaaaatttcaaagcag ACTCCCAAAGGAAAAAGATGCTCGAAATGTCAAGGACATGGTACCAGGATCCAAGAAAAATAAGCAACCGAGTTTCAAGCCtggagaagaaacaaaaagaaaccttgcatttgttgaaaaaattctgtcgAAAAGACCAGCTAGCGTTTTGGCATCGCCAAATGTAACCACAGA AGTTCAGAGCCGAGAGAGTGAAGGTGAATCAAGGCAAAGGAAAAAGACCAAACTAGGTAAAAAGGGATTTAAAAAGCCGAAGagcggaaaaggaaaaagagatcCTCACACGAAGGTAGGTGGCAGAAAACGTCGTGGAAGAAACTAA
- the LOC105685622 gene encoding uncharacterized protein LOC105685622 has translation MYAAAGGASIASRRKQKKLLLHKRGGGCGGTGGRAGAGTLAGAGVSVTTIEPQGNTNPYSRQQNFYQHHQQQGRTRSAPFPRPSRVSRPPPLVIGGLQQQQQLQHQNCPPHHCHRNHHNRHNPQQPQQQLIPVSPITFPISPPPLSISLESSNSLTNYSVSKANHFPFPPPPDLRISSTTDLQCSGQSQAQGKAAWQGCSRPSPLPLTPVSPLGSRTGEGLNYKTKQCEAHRRWMKRNRIRDASYCYGSSGEEEEDGHDFGRGGRRRGEVSAAVNTVLYAGLGTTALGLVISFVGTGEKGFQSSELRLVGPSLLCAGLLCCLLRVLLCLCLCHCGKCRWHSPGSDKMAKSKDQNHIPPSAPPLLTASLLPPQTHSQSNLQHPLAEVSAANKGQELLLSAAQLSE, from the exons ATGTACGCCGCAGCTGGTGGTGCGAGCATCGCAAGTAGAAGAAAGCAGAAAAAGCTTTTACTGCACAAAAGAGGCGGCGGATGTGGTGGGACCGGAGGTCGTGCAGGTGCCGGAACTCTTGCCGGAGCAGGGGTTTCGGTGACGACGATCGAACCACAGGGTAATACGAATCCTTATTCGAGGCAGCAGAATTTCTACCAGCATCATCAGCAGCAGGGAAGGACAAGGAGCGCGCCATTCCCTAGACCCAGTCGAGTTTCCAGACCCCCACCTCTGGTAATCGGAGGgttgcaacagcagcagcagctacaaCATCAAAACTGTCCACCTCATCATTGTCATCGTAATCATCACAATCGGCATAACCCGCAGCAGCCGCAGCAGCAACTGATACCAGTCTCTCCGATCACCTTTCCTATCTCGCCACCACCCCTCTCCATATCCCTAGAATCTTCAAATTCTTTGACTAATTATTCCGTATCAAAGGCCAACCACTTTCCATTCCCTCCACCCCCAGATCTAAGAATTTCATCTACTACAGATTTACAG TGTAGCGGCCAGAGTCAGGCACAGGGTAAAGCAGCTTGGCAAGGATGTAGCAGGCCCTCACCTCTCCCCTTGACACCGGTTTCGCCACTTGGTTCTCGAACAGGTGAAGGTCTAAACTACAAGACAAAACAGTGCGAAGCTCATCGACGATGGATGAAAAGAAACAGG ATACGAGATGCGAGTTACTGTTACGGGAGCAGTggcgaggaggaagaagatggTCATGACTTCGGCAGGGGTGGTAGAAGAAGAGGCGAAGTAAGCGCAGCGGTGAATACAGTTTTATACGCAGGTCTGGGTACAACTGCGTTGGGCCTAGTGATATCTTTCGTAGGTACAGGGGAGAAGGGATTTCAGAGTTCCGAGTTGAGACTCGTAGGCCCTTCTTTACTTTGCGCAGGTCTATTGTGTTGTCTCCTCAGGGTTCTTCTCTGTCTGTGCCTCTGTCACTGCGGTAAATGTAGATGGCATTCTCCTGGTTCAGATAAAATGGCAAAATCCAAAGACCAGAATCATATTCCGCCTTCTGCTCCACCTCTTCTCACAGCTTCCCTCCTTCCGCCGCAAACTCATTCCCAATCGAATTTGCAGCACCCACTAGCTGAAGTCAGCGCAGCAAATAAGGGACAAGAGCTACTTCTATCTGCAGCGCAGCTTTCCGAATGA
- the LOC105685581 gene encoding F-box only protein 21-like, whose translation MVSKSPITSLPAEVIEYLLEDDQVEMTDIINLALTCRQLYMLITGSNKLWREKFFQRWPYLKELYEANEKTKTVVTNWLDEVKKSLMYRKKLRHQLSLMSAKYYERQELSNSDLKEFDPPATCSLACHFQIDELITLIHSPAKESNLTHQYYAYKVVRYLRQNYLKEEWRAYVNLPPVEQILEQGAVFVAQWSQPELRIPYSYVSSMLDNIADQIKEYLRDQNPSHPICSTSKEQFELWKRTNIDDNQWGSTETRQVIAALCEVMFRRLGFHGNSEMFYSSENSFINRVLESRHGIPITLAIVFESVARRLGVRCEPVSFPAHFLLRWKEKYNTPESEDDESFYIDVFNGGQLLTKSSCPRVGGVSRCPIQRYNVHNSATAIEVIERMASNLEVAGRQRTQLNGRAARLRSALELLHLVQPYDTTTISHLTRFYMLHRMDLSGIVSTLNAIDQDLKIESRGQARYILTMIGDFERYIKVVPEEETPPKKRVPELKYAIGMIMRHRTSDYMCVITGWDPHCAAPTEWMTEMGVGELSGGSNQPFYDVFAEDGSLRYTAQENLTPASPAELVHHYEMGRYFCKFNGTHYVPNAEKSREYPEDEEVRERLLSSHV comes from the exons ATGGTGTCCAAGTCTCCAATAACTTCATTGCCAGCTGAAGTCATCGAGTACCTGCTCGAAGATGATCAAGTTGAAATGACAGATATCATAAACCTGGCCTTGACGTGCAGGCAGTTATACATGCTTATTACAGGAAGCAACAAACTGTggagagaaaagttttttcaaag GTGGCCGTACCTGAAGGAACTTTATGAAGCtaatgaaaaaactaaaacagTGGTGACAAATTGGTTGGATGAAGTTAAGAAATCGCTGATGTATAGAAAGAAATTACGACATCAACTGTCACTAATGTCAGCCAAATATTATGAGAGACAAGAGCTTTCCAACTCAGATTTAAAGGAGTTTGATCCGCCAGCAACCTGTTCACTAGCCTGCCATTTCCAAATCGATGAGCTTATAACTCTTATCCATTCTCCAGCCAA AGAAAGTAATTTGACTCACCAGTACTACGCCTACAAGGTCGTGAGATACCTAAGACAGAATTACCTAAAAGAAGAGTGGCGTGCATACGTTAATTTGCCTCCAGTGGAACAGATATTGGAGCAAGGGGCTGTTTTTGTAGCACAGTGGAGCCAACCGGAATTGCGAATTCCATACTCATACGTGTCTTCTATGCTGGATAATATCGCGGATCAAATCAAAGAATATCTAAGAGATCAAAACCCCTCTCACCCGATATGTTCCACAAGCAAGGAACAATTTGAGCTATGGAAACGAACAAATATCGATGATAATCAATGGGGTAGTACTGAAACCAGACAAGTTATAGCGGCACTTTGTGAAGTTATGTTTAGACGCCTTGGTTTTCATGGAAACAGTGAAATGTTCTATTCCtcggaaaattcttttatTAATCGG GTACTGGAAAGTAGACATGGTATTCCCATTACATTGGCCATAGTCTTTGAGAGCGTGGCCCGAAGATTAGGTGTTCGTTGTGAACCAGTCAGTTTTCCTGCCCATTTCTTATTACGTTGGAAGGAGAAATA TAATACCCCAGAATCCGAGGATGATGAGAGTTTCTACATTGATGTGTTTAATGGAGGACAATTGCTCACCAAGAGTAGTTGTCCAAGAGTTGGCGGGGTCTCACGATGTCCCATTCAGCGATATAACGTTCATAATAGTGCAACAGCCATAGAG GTTATTGAACGTATGGCAAGTAATTTGGAAGTTGCAGGGAGACAACGCACCCAGCTTAACGGCAGGGCAGCCCGTCTTCGATCGGCGTTAGAATTATTACATCTTGTCCAACCATATGATACAACCACCATATCACACCTTACACGTTTTTACATGCTTCACCGAATGGATCTAAGTGGAATAGTAAGCACACTCAATGCGATAGATCAG gATCTAAAGATCGAGTCGAGAGGACAAGCTCGTTACATACTAACTATGATTGGGGATTTTGAACGGTACATTAAAGTTGTACCAGAG GAAGAAACGCCACCGAAAAAAAGAGTGCCAGAATTGAAGTATGCTATTGGAATGATTATGAGGCATCGAACTTCTGACTACATGTGTGTGATAACTGGATGGGATCCACATTGCGCAGCCCCTACAGAGTGGATGACTGAAATGGGTGTTGGTGAGCTTTCTGGTGGATCTAACCAGCCTTTTTACGACGTCTTTGCAGAGGACGGATCCTTACGTTATACTGCTCAAG aaAATTTAACACCTGCTAGTCCCGCGGAGTTAGTGCATCATTACGAGATGGGGCGATATTTTTGTAAGTTTAATGGTACACATTATGTACCTAATGCCGAAAAATCCAGAGAATATCCAGAGGATGAAGAGGTACGCGAGCGTCTATTATCATCCCATGTTTGA